The proteins below are encoded in one region of Juglans microcarpa x Juglans regia isolate MS1-56 chromosome 4D, Jm3101_v1.0, whole genome shotgun sequence:
- the LOC121260637 gene encoding uncharacterized protein LOC121260637 isoform X2 encodes MAGDGDKPNKDNPCPSPNQEKVEDMKLWGIFLFGLIGATATTFALARSQSSRKGATGSSFRSSFQEEAWKRYNRRMQEEYEEEMERVERIRRMQSVFNRERNKYKRSYESWKESGPGAYHQHFQREDWYWKTDSSYKDHRTNYRETPRASAGYSLSHHYSVLGLDRCRTTPYTDAEIKTAFRTKAKAFHPDQNQDNKDAAEAKFKEVMTSYEAIKQERKNFS; translated from the exons ATGGCCGGCGACGGTGATAAGCCGAACAAGGATAATCCATGTCCGTCTCCAAATCAAGAAAAAGTGGAAGATATGAAGCTTTGGGGGATTTTTCTCTTCGGGCTAATCGGTGCCACTGCCACCACTTTCGCC TTGGCCAGGTCGCAATCATCACGGAAGGGAGCAACTGGCAGTTCTTTTCGGTCAAGCTTTCAGGAGGAAGCATGGAAAAGGTATAATCGCCGCATGCAAGAGGAGtatgaagaagaaatggagagaGTA GAACGCATAAGGCGAATGCAAAGTGTGTTTAATAGAGAGAGGAACAAATACAAAAGGAGCTATGAGAGCTGGAAGGAAAGTGGTCCAGGGgcatatcatcaacatttcCAGCGAGAAGACTGGTATTGGAAAACTGATTCATCCTATAAAGATCACAGAACTAATTACAGGGAAACTCCAAGAGCAAGTGCGGGTTATTCATTATCGCATCATTATTCGGTTTTAGGTCTGGACAG GTGCAGAACAACACCATATACTGATGCTGAGATTAAG ACAGCATTCAGGACCAAGGCAAAGGCGTTTCACCCAGATCAGAACCAGGATAACAAAG ATGCTGCTGAGGCAAAGTTTAAAGAGGTGATGACGTCCTATGAGGCCataaagcaagaaagaaagaatttttcttGA
- the LOC121260647 gene encoding probable pectin methylesterase CGR3 yields MWRRPVNPSRRLGDSGGGGLLANSKSRSSPILSVGLIVLGALLFIAYSYGNSGASGNNMEAISRVEGDYSCTAEVQRAIPILKKAYGDSMHKILHVGPDTCSVVSKLLKEEETEAWGVEPYDIEDADTNCKALVRKGIVRVADIKFPLPYRPKSFSLVIVSDALDYLSPRYLNKTLPDLARVSADGLAIFTGYPGHQRARVSDVSKFGRAAKLRSSSWWIRYFIQTNLEENETAVKKFEQAATKRSYVPSCQIFHLKSFH; encoded by the exons ATGTGGAGGAGACCAGTGAATCCATCTCGAAGACTCGGGGACAGCGGGGGAGGCGGTTTGCTTGCCAATTCCAAATCGCGGTCTTCTCCGATTTTATCTGTTGGGCTTATTGTTTTG GGAGCACTGCTTTTTATTGCCTATTCATACGGCAACTCAG GTGCATCTGGCAACAATATGGAAGCTATAAGCAGGGTTGAAG GTGATTACTCATGCACTGCAGAGGTCCAACGAGCAATTCCTATTTTGAAGAAAGCATATGGAGACAGCATGCATAAAATTTTGCATGTTGGTCCGGACACCTGTTCGGTGGTTTCTAAATTGCTTAAAGAGGAGGAAACTGAAGCCTGGGGCGTGGAACCATATGATATAGAGGATGCAGATACTAACTGCAAAGCTCTTGTCCGCAAAGGCATTGTGCGTGTAGCTGATATCAAGTTTCCTCTTCCATATAGACCAAAATCGTTTTCCCTTGTAATTGTTTCAGATGCTCTGGATTACTTATCTCCAAGATATCTCAACAAGACCCTTCCTGATTTGGCAAGAGTATCAGCTGATGGTCTTGCGATATTTACAG GCTATCCTGGTCATCAGAGAGCTAGAGTTTCTGATGTGTCCAAATTTGGAAGGGCG GCTAAATTGAGGAGCTCTTCCTGGTGGATACGATATTTTATTCAGACTAACTTAGAAGAGAATGAAACAGCCGTTAAGAAGTTTGAACAGGCTGCAACAAAGAGATCATACGTCCCCAGCTGCCAAATATTCCACCTCAAGTCATTCCATTGA
- the LOC121260637 gene encoding uncharacterized protein LOC121260637 isoform X1, producing MAGDGDKPNKDNPCPSPNQEKVEDMKLWGIFLFGLIGATATTFAVGQLRRTVDWFYVQLARSQSSRKGATGSSFRSSFQEEAWKRYNRRMQEEYEEEMERVERIRRMQSVFNRERNKYKRSYESWKESGPGAYHQHFQREDWYWKTDSSYKDHRTNYRETPRASAGYSLSHHYSVLGLDRCRTTPYTDAEIKTAFRTKAKAFHPDQNQDNKDAAEAKFKEVMTSYEAIKQERKNFS from the exons ATGGCCGGCGACGGTGATAAGCCGAACAAGGATAATCCATGTCCGTCTCCAAATCAAGAAAAAGTGGAAGATATGAAGCTTTGGGGGATTTTTCTCTTCGGGCTAATCGGTGCCACTGCCACCACTTTCGCC GTTGGCCAACTGCGAAGGACTGTTGATTGGTTCTATGTTCAG TTGGCCAGGTCGCAATCATCACGGAAGGGAGCAACTGGCAGTTCTTTTCGGTCAAGCTTTCAGGAGGAAGCATGGAAAAGGTATAATCGCCGCATGCAAGAGGAGtatgaagaagaaatggagagaGTA GAACGCATAAGGCGAATGCAAAGTGTGTTTAATAGAGAGAGGAACAAATACAAAAGGAGCTATGAGAGCTGGAAGGAAAGTGGTCCAGGGgcatatcatcaacatttcCAGCGAGAAGACTGGTATTGGAAAACTGATTCATCCTATAAAGATCACAGAACTAATTACAGGGAAACTCCAAGAGCAAGTGCGGGTTATTCATTATCGCATCATTATTCGGTTTTAGGTCTGGACAG GTGCAGAACAACACCATATACTGATGCTGAGATTAAG ACAGCATTCAGGACCAAGGCAAAGGCGTTTCACCCAGATCAGAACCAGGATAACAAAG ATGCTGCTGAGGCAAAGTTTAAAGAGGTGATGACGTCCTATGAGGCCataaagcaagaaagaaagaatttttcttGA